In Glycine max cultivar Williams 82 chromosome 7, Glycine_max_v4.0, whole genome shotgun sequence, a single window of DNA contains:
- the LOC102662068 gene encoding uncharacterized protein, with protein sequence MANGGFPFQMPMLTKNNYDNWSIKMKALLGAQDVWDIVENDFEEQDEALLSQGVKETLKESRKRDKKALFLIYQSVDEDTFEKISNATTAKEAWDKLQTFNKGVEQVKKIRLQTLRGDFERLFMEESESISDYFSRVMAIVNQLKRNENKDLKTVTIEQLMGSLQAYEEKQKRKIKQKEATEQLLQLNVKEANYANYKSQRGRGRGQDRGRGRGHGGEGRGGYNNHSNKFNNGERS encoded by the exons ATGGCGAATGGAGGTTTTCCTTTCCAAATGCCGATGCTCACAAAGAACAACTATGATAATTGGAGTATCAAGATGAAGGCGCTACTAGGAGCTCAAGATGTGTGGGATATCGTAGAGAATGACTTTGAGGAGCAAGATGAAGCCTTGCTAAGCCAAGGTGTAAAGGAGACGTTGAAGGAGtcaagaaagagagacaagaAAGCTCTCTTTCTCATTTATCAATCGGTGGATGAAGATACATTTGAGAAGATATCCAACGCAACGACGGCCAAAGAAGCATGGGATAAGCTTCAAACTTTCAACAAAGGAGTTGAGCAGGTAAAAAAGATTCGTCTTCAAACTCTTAGAGGTGACTTTGAGCGTTTGTTTATGGAGGAGTCCGAGTcaatttctgattatttttctCGAGTAATGGCCATAGTaaatcaacttaaaagaaatg aaaacaaggatttaAAGACCGTGACTATTGAGCAACTCATGGGTTCCTTACAAGCAtacgaagaaaaacaaaagagaaaaattaaacaaaaggagGCTACGGAGCAACTACTACAACTCAACGTAAAGGAAGCAAACTATGCAAATTACAAGAGCCAAAGAGGACGAGGTCGCGGCCAAGATCGTGGACGTGGACGAGGACatggaggagaaggaagaggTGGTTACAACAACCACtccaacaaattcaacaatggagaaAGAAGTTAG